In Armatimonadota bacterium, a single genomic region encodes these proteins:
- a CDS encoding MGMT family protein, translating to MSDLQELLIDVVKGIPAGSVMSYGDVGAIIGTSGRQVGRMMARLEGKEVPWWRVCNARGEFPISKRNPMFENEQRQRLEEEGVSFLESGRVDMARARMV from the coding sequence GTGTCCGACTTGCAGGAATTGCTTATTGATGTTGTCAAGGGGATCCCTGCTGGGTCGGTAATGTCTTACGGAGACGTCGGGGCGATTATCGGCACCAGCGGACGCCAAGTCGGGCGGATGATGGCTCGGCTGGAGGGGAAGGAGGTGCCATGGTGGCGAGTTTGCAACGCCCGAGGGGAGTTTCCGATTAGTAAGCGGAATCCGATGTTTGAGAATGAGCAGCGGCAGCGGTTGGAGGAAGAGGGGGTTTCGTTTTTAGAGTCGGGGCGAGTGGATATGGCTCGGGCGCGCATGGTTTAG
- the groES gene encoding co-chaperone GroES, whose amino-acid sequence MNIKPLHDRLIVKAAEKEQVSAGGIILPDSAQEKPQRGEVLAAGPGKRLDSGTLAPLDVEVGDVVYYGKYSGTEVKVDGEDYVILRADDVLAVVEK is encoded by the coding sequence ATGAATATCAAACCGTTGCACGATCGACTAATCGTCAAGGCTGCTGAGAAGGAGCAGGTGTCCGCTGGTGGCATCATCCTTCCGGATTCCGCCCAAGAAAAGCCCCAGCGCGGCGAGGTTCTTGCGGCTGGTCCGGGCAAAAGGCTCGATAGCGGCACGCTCGCCCCTCTCGATGTAGAGGTCGGCGATGTCGTTTATTACGGCAAGTACAGTGGCACCGAAGTAAAGGTTGACGGCGAGGATTATGTGATCCTTCGTGCCGACGACGTTCTTGCGGTGGTGGAGAAGTAA
- a CDS encoding Gfo/Idh/MocA family oxidoreductase, with the protein MAKKQLNVGLIGYQFMGKAHSNAYRQANRFFDLPAQINMHTICGRNQAAVTAAAETMGWANVETDWRKVVANPEIDIIDISTPGNLHAEIAIEAAKAGKAVWCEKPIGNTLPEAKAMLDAVQAAGVPNAVFHNYRKAPAVALVKKMIEEGRLGTIYHFRAVYLQDWIADPSFPLVWRLQKEIAGSGTHGDINAHIIDLARHLVGEFDEVCGHLHTFIKQRPIAGAINDKLGAEATSEMGEVTVDDAAMFLAKFKNGALGTFEASRFAVGRKNKNSFEINGSKGSVVFNLEKMNELEYYNAEDPEGYQGFRLIQATEAVHPYAGQYWPVGHIIGYEHTFVNLVADAVTAMCAGTPISPDFVDGYENQRVLDAVEVSSEKRGWVSL; encoded by the coding sequence ATGGCAAAGAAGCAGTTGAACGTTGGGTTGATCGGTTATCAGTTTATGGGGAAGGCGCATAGCAATGCGTATCGGCAGGCGAATCGGTTCTTTGACCTTCCAGCACAGATCAATATGCACACGATCTGCGGGCGGAACCAGGCGGCGGTGACTGCTGCCGCGGAGACCATGGGCTGGGCCAATGTTGAGACCGATTGGCGCAAGGTGGTTGCTAACCCCGAGATCGACATTATCGACATCTCGACCCCGGGTAATTTGCACGCCGAGATCGCGATCGAGGCGGCGAAGGCTGGGAAGGCCGTTTGGTGCGAGAAGCCGATTGGCAATACTCTGCCCGAGGCCAAGGCGATGCTGGACGCGGTTCAGGCGGCGGGAGTTCCGAATGCGGTGTTCCACAACTACCGCAAGGCTCCGGCGGTTGCTTTGGTGAAGAAGATGATCGAGGAAGGTCGCCTTGGGACGATCTATCACTTCCGGGCGGTTTATCTTCAGGATTGGATTGCTGATCCTTCATTCCCGCTTGTGTGGCGGCTTCAGAAGGAGATCGCAGGTTCAGGGACCCACGGCGATATCAATGCGCACATCATTGATCTGGCTCGGCACCTGGTGGGTGAGTTCGACGAGGTCTGTGGACATCTGCACACGTTCATCAAGCAACGGCCGATTGCCGGTGCGATTAACGACAAACTCGGGGCGGAGGCGACTTCCGAAATGGGCGAGGTGACCGTCGATGATGCGGCAATGTTCTTGGCTAAGTTTAAGAACGGAGCTTTGGGCACGTTCGAGGCTTCGCGATTTGCCGTTGGACGCAAGAACAAGAACTCGTTTGAGATCAATGGCTCGAAGGGGTCGGTCGTTTTCAACCTCGAGAAGATGAACGAGCTGGAGTACTACAATGCCGAGGACCCCGAAGGGTACCAGGGCTTCCGACTGATTCAGGCGACGGAAGCGGTTCACCCTTACGCCGGGCAATATTGGCCGGTTGGGCACATCATTGGGTACGAGCACACGTTTGTTAACTTGGTTGCGGATGCAGTTACAGCGATGTGCGCTGGAACTCCGATCTCTCCGGACTTTGTCGACGGGTACGAGAACCAGCGGGTGCTGGACGCGGTTGAGGTCAGCAGCGAGAAGCGCGGCTGGGTGTCGCTCTAG
- a CDS encoding ATP-dependent Clp protease ATP-binding subunit, which yields MWQRFTERARKVVFYAQEEAQKFGEGYVSTEHLLLGLVRESDSVAARVLDKLGVSLNRVRAEVEKQLPRGDARPNQDMTLTPRAKRVIDLAYDEARNLNNNYIGTEHLLLGLIREGDGLAGRVLAKLGVELEKARREVMGLQDNDTSSKPTSGSASSSSSSSSRSSSSSSSGGAKTATLDEFGRDLTELAREGRLDPVVGRQNEIERVMQILCRRTKNNPCLIGEPGVGKTAIAEGLAARIVNGDIPDILKDKRIVSLDLAALVAGTKYRGEFEERMKKVMEEVRRADGAVILFIDELHTLVGAGAAEGAIDASNIMKPALARGELQCIGATTQDEFRKYIEKDAALERRFQSVKVKEPSEEEAIEILKGLRERYEAHHQVEITDDAIVASVQLSQRYISDRTLPDKAIDLVDEAASRVRLHQSLPPKDVRDDRVRLNKIVTEIEHLEKRSTETEKLDKLVAEKEALELSVKEREEAWEAEEKIEPIVNEAEIAGIVTSWTGIPVTKIVATESQKLLAMEDDLHKRIIGQHDAVVAVSRAIRRSRSGLKDPKRPMGSFIFMGPTGIGKTELAKALAAYLYDKESNMVRIDMSEYMERFSISRLVGAPPGYVGYDEGGQLTEAVRRNPYCVVLLDEIEKAHPEVFNLLLQVLEDGQLTDSQGRTVDFRNTLIVMTSNVGVKPIELDKALGFRDTRQDVNDPKTYEAMKNKMLDEMKKTFRPEFLNRVDEIIVFHHLKKEEILQIADLYMKRVNEQAAAMGITLELSEAVKNLLVEQGYDPNMGARPLRRAVQRFIEDPLSEEMLLGRFAEGDHILADVEEDGKIVFVKVEPEGKKKKKELVGQ from the coding sequence ATGTGGCAAAGATTTACAGAACGAGCGCGAAAGGTCGTGTTCTACGCCCAGGAAGAGGCGCAGAAGTTCGGTGAGGGGTACGTCTCCACCGAGCATTTGCTACTCGGTCTTGTGCGGGAGAGCGACAGTGTTGCGGCACGGGTACTCGACAAGCTTGGTGTTTCACTCAACCGCGTACGCGCGGAGGTTGAAAAGCAGCTGCCGAGGGGCGATGCGAGGCCGAATCAGGACATGACCCTGACGCCTCGTGCCAAGCGGGTCATTGACCTCGCTTATGACGAAGCACGCAACCTGAATAACAACTATATTGGAACTGAGCACCTGCTCCTTGGTCTGATTCGCGAAGGCGACGGGCTGGCGGGTCGGGTTCTTGCGAAGCTCGGGGTTGAACTTGAGAAGGCTCGGCGAGAAGTGATGGGGTTGCAAGACAACGACACGTCGTCGAAGCCGACCAGCGGTTCGGCGTCATCGTCTTCTTCGTCCTCGTCGCGCTCTTCATCTTCTTCGTCTTCCGGCGGCGCTAAGACGGCTACCCTGGATGAGTTTGGTCGGGACTTGACTGAACTGGCTCGCGAGGGTCGGCTTGACCCGGTTGTCGGGCGGCAGAACGAGATCGAGCGCGTGATGCAGATTTTGTGTCGACGCACCAAGAACAATCCTTGCCTTATTGGTGAGCCGGGCGTTGGTAAGACTGCCATCGCTGAGGGGCTTGCGGCGCGGATTGTGAACGGCGATATTCCGGACATTCTGAAAGATAAGCGAATTGTCTCGTTGGACCTCGCGGCTTTGGTCGCGGGCACCAAGTATCGTGGTGAATTCGAAGAGCGAATGAAGAAGGTAATGGAAGAGGTTCGGCGAGCCGATGGCGCGGTGATCCTTTTCATCGACGAACTTCACACGCTGGTTGGCGCGGGAGCTGCAGAAGGTGCGATTGACGCCAGCAACATCATGAAGCCGGCTTTGGCGCGCGGCGAGCTGCAGTGCATCGGCGCGACGACCCAGGACGAGTTCCGAAAGTACATCGAAAAGGATGCGGCTTTGGAGCGACGGTTCCAGTCGGTTAAGGTCAAAGAGCCATCTGAGGAAGAGGCGATTGAGATTTTGAAGGGGCTGCGCGAGCGGTACGAGGCTCACCACCAGGTAGAGATCACGGACGACGCGATTGTCGCTTCAGTTCAGCTATCTCAGCGCTACATCTCGGATCGGACGCTGCCGGATAAGGCGATTGACTTGGTTGACGAGGCCGCTTCGCGGGTTCGTTTGCATCAGAGTTTGCCGCCGAAGGATGTTCGAGATGATCGGGTTCGTCTCAATAAGATTGTGACGGAGATCGAGCACCTAGAGAAGCGTTCGACGGAGACGGAGAAGCTTGATAAGCTCGTCGCCGAGAAGGAGGCATTGGAGCTTTCGGTTAAGGAGCGCGAAGAGGCTTGGGAAGCTGAAGAAAAGATTGAGCCGATTGTGAATGAGGCGGAGATCGCAGGAATTGTGACTTCGTGGACCGGTATTCCGGTGACCAAGATTGTGGCGACTGAGAGTCAGAAGCTGCTTGCAATGGAGGATGACCTCCATAAGCGAATCATTGGTCAGCACGACGCGGTTGTTGCGGTGAGCCGGGCAATTCGACGTTCGCGAAGTGGTCTTAAGGATCCGAAGCGACCGATGGGTAGCTTCATCTTCATGGGACCAACCGGCATCGGTAAGACCGAGCTTGCGAAGGCTTTGGCGGCCTACCTCTACGATAAGGAATCGAACATGGTTCGCATCGATATGAGCGAGTACATGGAGCGATTCTCGATCTCGCGATTGGTCGGTGCCCCTCCAGGATACGTAGGTTACGATGAGGGCGGTCAGCTTACTGAGGCCGTTCGGCGCAATCCTTATTGCGTGGTTCTTCTCGATGAGATCGAGAAGGCACACCCGGAGGTCTTCAACTTGCTTCTGCAGGTGCTTGAGGATGGTCAGTTGACGGATAGCCAAGGGCGAACCGTTGACTTCCGAAACACCTTGATCGTCATGACGTCGAACGTCGGCGTTAAGCCAATCGAGCTCGATAAGGCGCTTGGTTTCCGAGACACACGACAGGATGTCAACGATCCGAAGACCTATGAGGCGATGAAGAACAAGATGCTGGATGAGATGAAGAAGACCTTCCGGCCCGAGTTCCTCAACCGTGTTGACGAGATCATCGTGTTCCACCACTTGAAGAAGGAAGAGATCCTCCAGATTGCGGACCTCTACATGAAGCGAGTGAACGAGCAAGCGGCCGCGATGGGAATCACTCTGGAGCTGAGCGAGGCGGTGAAGAACCTTCTCGTGGAGCAAGGCTACGACCCAAATATGGGTGCGCGGCCTCTGCGACGGGCCGTTCAGCGGTTCATCGAAGATCCTCTTTCGGAAGAGATGCTGCTGGGCCGGTTTGCCGAGGGTGACCACATTCTGGCCGACGTCGAAGAAGACGGCAAGATCGTGTTCGTCAAGGTTGAACCAGAAGGGAAGAAGAAGAAGAAGGAACTGGTCGGACAGTAA
- a CDS encoding PEP-CTERM sorting domain-containing protein produces the protein MGSLSNLTAWGYESYMDGSSAVQFHASARLVLAGNLFSFNQLVFDSAFTSANTWEQNTITDSSLVWLSRAVTIGATIYGGNTGTQAIQSNPMALGTLKGLLDSGGNSTAVYGFNIGAGSGVNGTWTGAADTLSYRFGTGPVQTYNFEAVPEPASMAALGMGALALLRRRKKS, from the coding sequence ATGGGTTCGCTCAGCAACCTAACGGCATGGGGTTACGAGAGCTACATGGACGGTTCATCGGCAGTTCAGTTCCACGCTTCGGCCCGACTCGTGCTTGCTGGAAACCTGTTCTCATTCAACCAACTCGTTTTTGATTCGGCATTCACATCCGCGAACACTTGGGAGCAGAATACGATTACCGATTCGAGCTTGGTTTGGTTGTCGCGAGCGGTCACGATCGGCGCAACGATCTATGGTGGCAACACGGGCACCCAGGCGATCCAGTCGAATCCTATGGCTCTCGGCACCCTGAAAGGCCTACTCGATAGTGGCGGAAACTCGACCGCAGTTTACGGCTTCAACATCGGTGCGGGCAGCGGAGTTAACGGAACCTGGACTGGCGCTGCGGACACCCTCAGCTACCGGTTTGGAACGGGACCAGTGCAGACGTACAACTTCGAAGCAGTTCCAGAGCCAGCTTCGATGGCGGCACTCGGAATGGGTGCATTGGCACTTCTTCGACGACGCAAGAAGAGCTGA
- a CDS encoding alpha/beta hydrolase fold domain-containing protein: MALVAAIILAQQVDRDIVYRTINGKSLQLDAYRAAKPTGRVFIAIHGGGFTGGNKGGNTGELCQYLSQRGYTCFDINYRLQNDVGGSIQTAIDAAVDDASAAYNWSVANAAKYGGDPKRIAMGGGSAGAITTLFTTYSRNTPVKAVIDLWGGMYGKESDMKRGEAPLLIIHGRNDRTVAFSHATNLVNRAKSEGIKHKLLANESGHSIALGTRIEGKTLLEHIESFLNENL; this comes from the coding sequence ATGGCACTTGTCGCCGCCATCATCCTCGCACAACAAGTCGATCGCGACATTGTCTACCGAACAATCAACGGAAAATCCCTGCAACTCGACGCCTACCGCGCCGCCAAACCGACTGGCCGAGTCTTCATCGCCATCCACGGCGGCGGATTCACCGGAGGCAACAAAGGCGGAAACACCGGCGAGCTCTGCCAATACCTCTCCCAACGTGGCTACACCTGTTTTGACATCAACTATCGGCTCCAAAATGACGTCGGTGGATCCATCCAAACCGCCATCGATGCTGCCGTCGACGACGCCTCCGCCGCCTACAACTGGTCCGTGGCCAACGCTGCCAAATACGGCGGGGACCCCAAGCGCATCGCCATGGGCGGCGGCTCGGCAGGAGCTATCACAACCCTTTTCACCACCTACTCCCGCAATACGCCCGTCAAAGCCGTCATCGATCTCTGGGGCGGAATGTACGGCAAAGAATCCGACATGAAACGCGGCGAAGCCCCCCTCCTCATCATCCACGGACGCAACGACCGAACCGTCGCCTTCAGCCACGCAACCAATCTCGTCAACCGAGCAAAGTCCGAAGGCATCAAACACAAACTCCTGGCCAACGAAAGCGGCCACAGCATAGCGCTCGGCACCCGGATCGAAGGCAAAACCCTCCTCGAACACATCGAGTCCTTCCTAAACGAAAATCTCTAA
- the groL gene encoding chaperonin GroEL (60 kDa chaperone family; promotes refolding of misfolded polypeptides especially under stressful conditions; forms two stacked rings of heptamers to form a barrel-shaped 14mer; ends can be capped by GroES; misfolded proteins enter the barrel where they are refolded when GroES binds): MSAKEIKYTDDARKLLEAGVDKLANAVKVTLGPRGRNVVLEKKFGSPTVINDGVTIAKEIELENRFENMGAQLIREVSSKTNDTAGDGTTTATVLAQAIFKEGIRNVAAGSNATHIKQGIDIAVNAVVAELKNISTPIKTIEESVQVATISANDPELGKLVGELIHKTGKDGVVTIEESKSIDTVTEQVDGLQFDKGYMSPYFVTDATRMETVYEDPMILFHEKKISSVQDLVPLLEKVLRMGKPFVIVSEDLENEALATLVLNRIRGQLPVVAVKAPGFGDRRKAMLEDMAILTGGQFVSEDLGIKLENVGPEMLGSCQRIVITKETTTIVDGKGDKAAIEGRLTQIKKQIESTDSNYDKEKLQERQAKLSGGVAVVKVGAATETALKEKKARIEDALAATRAALEEGIVPGGGTALLTAGRVLDGLGLVGDQLIGANIIKKALEAPLRTIAHNAGVEGSVVVDAVRREGKGFNAATLEYGDLVQQGVVDPTKVVRQTLENASSISGLLLTTEALVAEIPEPEDQGHGHDHHHH; encoded by the coding sequence ATGTCAGCTAAAGAAATCAAATACACAGACGACGCACGCAAGCTTCTTGAAGCAGGCGTTGATAAGCTCGCAAACGCAGTTAAGGTGACCCTTGGACCTCGCGGACGCAACGTTGTCCTAGAGAAGAAGTTCGGCTCTCCAACCGTTATCAACGACGGCGTGACGATTGCTAAGGAAATCGAACTTGAGAACCGCTTCGAGAACATGGGCGCACAGCTCATACGAGAAGTTTCGTCCAAGACCAACGACACCGCAGGTGACGGAACCACCACGGCTACCGTTCTTGCTCAGGCGATCTTCAAGGAAGGTATCCGAAACGTTGCGGCTGGTTCGAATGCGACCCACATCAAGCAGGGAATCGACATCGCGGTTAATGCGGTTGTTGCTGAGTTAAAGAACATCAGCACCCCGATCAAGACGATCGAAGAGTCCGTTCAGGTCGCGACCATTTCGGCTAACGATCCTGAGCTTGGAAAGCTTGTCGGTGAGTTGATCCACAAGACTGGTAAGGACGGCGTCGTGACTATTGAGGAATCGAAGTCGATCGACACCGTGACCGAGCAGGTCGACGGATTGCAGTTCGACAAGGGTTACATGTCGCCTTACTTCGTCACCGACGCGACCCGAATGGAGACCGTTTACGAAGATCCGATGATCCTCTTCCACGAGAAGAAGATTTCTTCAGTACAGGACTTGGTTCCTTTGCTCGAGAAGGTTCTTCGAATGGGCAAGCCGTTCGTTATCGTCTCCGAAGATCTTGAGAACGAAGCTCTTGCGACCTTGGTTCTTAACCGAATTCGCGGCCAGCTCCCTGTGGTTGCCGTTAAGGCTCCGGGCTTTGGCGATCGACGCAAGGCAATGCTCGAGGATATGGCGATTCTGACTGGTGGTCAGTTCGTTTCCGAAGACCTCGGAATCAAGCTTGAGAACGTTGGACCAGAGATGCTTGGTTCGTGCCAGCGCATCGTCATCACCAAGGAGACGACCACGATCGTCGACGGAAAGGGTGACAAGGCTGCTATCGAAGGCCGCTTGACTCAGATTAAGAAGCAGATCGAATCGACCGACAGCAACTACGACAAGGAGAAGCTGCAGGAGCGACAAGCGAAGCTGAGCGGCGGCGTTGCCGTTGTGAAGGTAGGCGCAGCTACCGAGACTGCTCTGAAAGAGAAGAAGGCTCGAATCGAAGACGCTCTCGCAGCAACTCGAGCAGCTTTGGAAGAAGGAATCGTCCCTGGTGGCGGAACCGCACTTCTGACCGCAGGTCGAGTTCTCGACGGACTCGGTTTGGTTGGCGATCAGCTGATCGGCGCTAACATCATCAAGAAGGCTCTCGAAGCTCCGCTGCGCACCATCGCTCACAATGCAGGTGTTGAGGGATCGGTTGTTGTTGATGCAGTTCGACGCGAAGGGAAGGGGTTCAACGCTGCAACCCTCGAGTACGGCGACTTGGTTCAGCAAGGCGTTGTGGACCCGACCAAGGTTGTTCGACAGACGCTTGAGAACGCCTCGTCGATCTCTGGTCTCTTGTTGACGACCGAGGCATTGGTTGCGGAGATTCCGGAGCCAGAAGATCAGGGCCACGGCCACGATCATCACCATCATTGA